From a region of the Pontixanthobacter gangjinensis genome:
- the uvrA gene encoding excinuclease ABC subunit UvrA has product MALTQISVRGAREHNLKGIDIDLPRDALIVITGLSGSGKSSLAFDTIYAEGQRRYVESLSAYARQFLEMMQKPDVEHIDGLSPAISIEQKTTSRNPRSTVATVTEIYDYMRLLWARVGVPYSPATGLPIEAQVVSNMVDRVMELPEGTRLYLLAPVVRARKGEYRKELAEWQKAGFTRVRIDGEMYEIEAAPALDKKFKHDIEVVVDRLAVKEGLESRLADSFETALKLADGLAYVDLADGVVPGREEEDASGGAMKGAGLPANRIVFSERFSCPVSGFTIEEIEPRLFSFNSPQGACSTCDGLGEKQLFDPQLVVPNEALSLKKGAVVPWAKSNPPSPYYMQVLGSLAKAYEFSLDTPWNELEPDQQLIILHGTGGMAVPLTFKDGRKTYTVSKAFEGVIGNLNRRLRQTESAWMRDELAKFQTAQPCETCNGARLNEKALAVKIAGTHISDPTRMSVSDAKAWFLALNDQLNDQQQQIAKAILKEINARLGFLDNVGLDYLNLDRTSGTLSGGESQRIRLASQIGSGLSGVLYVLDEPSIGLHQRDNDRLLETLKRLRDLGNTVIVVEHDEDAIRQADHVVDIGPGAGIRGGEIVAQGTLKQVLKAKNSMTADYLTGRRKIEIPATRRKGNGHKLTVHGARANNLQNVTAAIPLGTFTCITGVSGSGKSSFTIDTLYASAARTLNGARVIAGEHDKVTGLEFCDKVIEIDQSPIGRTPRSNPATYTGAFTNIRDWFAGLPESGARGYKPGRFSFNVKGGRCEKCTGDGLIKIEMHFLPDVYVTCEECGGKRYNRETLEVKFKGLSIADVLDMTIEDAEEFFKAVPPIRDKMHMLNEVGLGYVKVGQQATTLSGGEAQRVKLAKELSKRSTGQTLYILDEPTTGLHFEDVRKLLEVLQRLVDQGNSVVVIEHNLDVIKVADWIVDLGPEGGVRGGEIVAEGTPEQVAQEPRSFTGGYLKDMLAK; this is encoded by the coding sequence ATGGCTCTTACCCAAATCTCTGTCCGCGGTGCTCGTGAGCACAATCTCAAAGGTATCGATATCGATCTGCCGCGTGATGCGTTGATCGTAATCACGGGCCTTTCCGGTTCGGGCAAATCAAGTCTGGCGTTTGATACGATCTACGCCGAGGGGCAGCGGCGTTATGTCGAGAGCCTGTCCGCCTATGCGCGCCAGTTCCTGGAGATGATGCAGAAGCCTGATGTCGAGCACATTGATGGCCTGTCTCCGGCGATTTCAATTGAGCAGAAGACTACCTCGCGCAATCCGCGCTCGACCGTTGCGACGGTAACCGAGATTTATGATTATATGCGGCTGTTATGGGCGCGGGTGGGTGTGCCCTATTCTCCCGCAACGGGCCTGCCGATCGAGGCGCAAGTTGTGTCCAACATGGTCGACCGGGTGATGGAATTGCCCGAGGGGACGCGGCTTTATCTGCTCGCGCCGGTCGTTCGCGCTCGTAAGGGTGAATACCGCAAGGAGCTGGCCGAATGGCAGAAGGCTGGCTTCACCCGCGTGCGCATCGATGGCGAGATGTACGAGATCGAGGCTGCGCCTGCGCTGGACAAGAAATTCAAGCATGACATCGAAGTTGTGGTTGACCGGCTAGCGGTGAAGGAGGGGCTGGAAAGCCGCCTTGCTGACAGTTTTGAAACCGCGCTGAAGCTGGCTGACGGGCTTGCCTATGTCGATTTGGCCGACGGGGTCGTGCCGGGGCGTGAGGAAGAAGATGCCTCTGGCGGTGCAATGAAAGGCGCTGGCCTGCCTGCAAACCGGATAGTGTTTTCGGAGCGGTTTTCGTGCCCGGTTTCCGGCTTTACGATTGAAGAAATCGAGCCGCGCTTGTTCTCGTTCAACTCGCCTCAAGGGGCGTGTTCGACTTGCGACGGTCTGGGCGAGAAGCAGCTGTTCGATCCGCAACTGGTTGTGCCTAACGAGGCGCTGAGCCTGAAGAAAGGCGCGGTGGTGCCGTGGGCCAAGTCCAACCCGCCTTCGCCTTATTACATGCAAGTGCTGGGCAGTCTGGCGAAGGCATACGAGTTTAGTCTCGACACGCCGTGGAACGAGCTGGAGCCGGACCAACAATTGATCATTCTGCATGGCACCGGCGGGATGGCTGTGCCGCTGACATTCAAGGACGGGCGCAAGACCTACACCGTGAGCAAGGCGTTTGAGGGTGTGATCGGCAACCTCAACCGCCGCCTGCGCCAGACCGAGAGCGCGTGGATGCGCGACGAGCTGGCCAAGTTTCAGACCGCGCAACCATGCGAGACTTGCAACGGTGCGCGGCTGAATGAGAAGGCGCTGGCGGTGAAGATCGCGGGCACCCATATCAGCGACCCCACGCGGATGTCGGTGTCCGATGCGAAGGCGTGGTTCCTCGCGCTGAATGACCAGCTGAATGACCAGCAGCAGCAGATCGCCAAGGCTATTTTGAAGGAGATCAACGCGCGGCTGGGGTTCCTCGACAATGTCGGGCTGGATTACCTCAATCTGGACCGGACCAGCGGGACCTTGAGCGGCGGGGAGAGCCAGCGGATACGCCTCGCCAGCCAGATCGGCAGCGGTCTGTCAGGCGTGCTCTATGTGCTCGACGAGCCAAGCATCGGCTTGCATCAGCGGGATAATGACCGGCTGCTCGAAACGCTGAAGCGGCTGCGCGATCTGGGGAATACCGTGATCGTGGTGGAACATGATGAAGATGCCATCCGGCAGGCGGATCATGTGGTCGATATCGGCCCGGGCGCGGGTATTCGCGGGGGCGAGATTGTGGCGCAGGGCACGCTGAAACAGGTGCTCAAGGCCAAGAATTCGATGACCGCCGATTATCTGACCGGCCGCCGCAAGATCGAGATCCCGGCCACCCGCCGCAAGGGTAACGGGCACAAGCTGACCGTCCACGGTGCGCGCGCCAACAATCTGCAGAACGTAACCGCCGCGATCCCGCTGGGCACGTTTACCTGCATCACCGGCGTATCGGGCAGCGGCAAATCCAGCTTCACCATCGACACGCTCTATGCCTCCGCCGCGCGCACGCTGAACGGGGCGCGGGTGATCGCGGGTGAGCATGACAAGGTCACCGGACTGGAGTTCTGCGACAAGGTGATCGAGATCGACCAGTCACCGATTGGCCGCACCCCGCGTTCCAACCCCGCGACCTATACCGGCGCGTTCACCAATATCCGGGACTGGTTCGCGGGCCTGCCCGAAAGCGGCGCGCGCGGGTACAAGCCGGGCCGGTTCAGCTTCAACGTGAAGGGTGGACGGTGCGAGAAATGCACCGGCGACGGGCTGATCAAGATCGAAATGCATTTCCTGCCCGATGTCTATGTGACGTGCGAGGAATGCGGCGGAAAACGTTATAATCGCGAGACTTTGGAAGTGAAGTTCAAGGGCCTCAGCATCGCCGATGTGCTCGACATGACGATCGAGGATGCGGAGGAGTTTTTCAAAGCCGTTCCGCCAATCCGCGACAAGATGCATATGCTGAACGAGGTCGGGCTTGGTTATGTGAAGGTCGGACAGCAGGCGACCACGCTATCCGGCGGGGAGGCGCAGCGGGTTAAACTGGCCAAGGAATTGAGCAAGCGCAGCACCGGCCAGACGCTGTATATTCTGGATGAACCAACCACCGGCCTGCATTTTGAAGATGTGCGCAAATTGCTCGAAGTCCTCCAGCGGCTGGTCGATCAGGGCAATTCG